The segment ATGTATGTCAATGTACTATTGCAAAAATAATAATTTGATCCTGTTTATTACATTTTCTCAATAAAAGATAAAAAAGCCTAGAGATCAATCTCTAGGCTTTTTTGATTCTGGTTTAATAGATTAAAGTACTGTTATGTTTTCAGCTTGAGGGCCTTTAGCTCCTTCAACAACGTCAAAAGATACTTTTTCGCCTTCTTCTAAAGTTTTAAATCCCTCTTTGTTGATTTGTGAGAAATGAGCAAATACATCATTTCCTTCTTC is part of the Clostridia bacterium genome and harbors:
- a CDS encoding cold-shock protein, which produces MTGTVKWFNGNKGYGFITTEEGNDVFAHFSQINKEGFKTLEEGEKVSFDVVEGAKGPQAENITVL